A window from Neoarius graeffei isolate fNeoGra1 chromosome 14, fNeoGra1.pri, whole genome shotgun sequence encodes these proteins:
- the LOC132897902 gene encoding protein NYNRIN-like → MSFLGLINYCRQWIPDCSSYDKILRAAISPQDPQRHPLTWTDTMINAYHSLKSALCSAPALGLPDYSKPFHLYSCEQQGTASGVLAQEHGGGIRPCAFLSKTLDTVAQGLPACLRAVAACAMMVSDAEKLVLSHPLILHSSHQVKQVLQNLQTQHMTAQRRSGYETILLSTDNLEIRTASSNTVGHALARLLNSQDDTLEDTDHDCLSEILHTTSIRPDLSSSPLETGEVIFVDGSCSKPSDNVFLCGYSVCSLPDIVHEAYALPFSSAQAAELYALMRACILFQGKDVTIYTDSRYAFGVAHDFGKIWQSRGFHAADGKPISHSTLVQNLIDSCHLPRSLAIVKTKAHASGNTPERMGNSLADRMAKFAAASGVMSPGLDSSSCNTSCLASSLIPDLDLISLQASASPNDSAFWQLQDAYVASDGLWYSQDGRLCLPSHCLPFLVREFHGVTHRARRGVKGDMNKLFCIANLNSLVDSILERCLICAQNNHSKAVAKHECLPIPTSPFSEWQIDFTHMPPCGPFKYLLVIVDKFSKWVEAFPCSRENAKVVTRTLAKEIIPRYGVPDAIDSDKGTPFASKVTQDLCKYLSLNWRFHIPYHPQSSGIVERTNRTLKDKLTKAMQTTGSRNWVDLLPATLAEIRMTSKPSLGGYSPYEIIFGRPFPVPWRKGTPALGTSDLKTHMDEYSAALIDKLHEICNKVNSTISLPPSANTHPFQVGDKVLVQFFKRFGQLGKPRYSEPAEIVAITRTAVLTDLFPQWIHATRLKKAP, encoded by the coding sequence atgtcttttctgggtcttatcaattactgcagacaatggatccctgactgctcctcctatgacaagattctccgtgcTGCAATCTCTCCTCAAGACCCACagcgacatcctttgacctggactgacactatgattaacgcttatcactccctcaaaagcgctctctgctccgccccagctctgggtttacctgactactccaagccctttcatctctactcctgtgaacaacaaggtacggcgtctggtgttttggctcaggagcatggaggggggattcgtccgtgtgcgttcttatctaaaacattagacactgttgctcaaggcttgcctgcgtgtctaagagctgtcgccgcctgtgctatgatggtttcagatgcagagaaattggttttgtctcacccactgatcttgcactcgtcacatcaagttaaacaggtattgcaaaatttgcagactcaacatatgactgcacagcgacgctccggatatgaaaccattctccTTTCTACTGATAATCTCGAAATTCGAACCGCATCCtctaatactgtaggtcacgctctcgcacgccttcttaactctcaggacgacaccttagaggacactgatcatgactgtctatctgaaatcttgcatactaccagtatcaggcctgatctttcctccagccctctggagactggggaagtaatctttgttgatggctcttgttctaaaccttcagataatgttttcctctgtggctattctgtgtgttccctgcctgacattgtacacgaggcctatgctctcccgttctcttccgctcaggcagccgaattgtatgcactaatgcgtgcctgtattttgtttcagggcaaggacgtcactatctacacagactctcgttatgcctttggggtggctcatgattttgggaagatttggcagtcacggggcttccacgcagcagatgggaagcccatttcacactcaaccttagtacaaaatcttattgattcttgtcatctccctaggtcactcgctatagtcaagactaaagcgcatgcctcgggaaacacccCTGAACGAATGGGTAACTCTCTTGCTGATCGTATGGCGAAatttgctgctgcttctggtgtcatgtctcctggtctagactcttcatcatgtaatacatcttgtcttgctagtagtttgatcccagatttagaccttatctctttacaggcttcagcttctccaaatgattctgccttttggcagctacaagatgcttatgtcgcctctgatggcctatggtacagccAAGATGGCCGTCTTTGCCTTCCATCACATTGCCTTCCTTTCCTTGTGCGTGAATTTCATGGCGTAACACACCGTGCACGAAGGGGGGtaaagggggacatgaacaaacttttctgtatagctaatctaaacagtttggtggattcaattctcgagagatgcctcatctgcgcacagaacaatcactccaaagcagtcgcgaaacacgagtgtttacccataccgacatctccattctcagaatggcaaattgacttcacacacatgcctccctgtgggccgtttaaatatctcttggtgattgtggacaaattttctaaatgggtagaagcctttccgtgttctagagagaatgcaaaggtagtgactcgtacgttggcaaaagaaataatacctcgttatggggttccagatgccatagactcagacaaaggtacccctttcgcctcaaaggtcacacaagatctgtgtaagtatctttcactaaactggcgctttcacattccataccatcctcaatcttctggtatcgtagagcgtactaatcgaacattgaaagacaaactaactaaggctatgcagaccacgggttccagaaattgggtagacctattgccagccacactggccgaaattcgcatgacatcgaagcctagtctcggcggctattccccctacgagatcatttttgggcgaccgttccctgtcccctggagaaaagggactccggctctgggtacctctgatttgaagacacatatggatgagtattctgcagcccttatcgataaattgcatgaaatttgtaataaggtcaatagtacaatatcacttccaccatcggcaaacacacaccccttccaagtgggagataaggtgctggtgcaattttttaaacgatttggacaattgggaaaacctcgatatagtgagcctgcagaaatagtcgccattactcgtactgctgttttaactgacctttttccacagtggattcatgccacccgactgaagaaggctccgtaa